A genome region from Leifsonia sp. Root112D2 includes the following:
- a CDS encoding RNA polymerase sigma factor, whose amino-acid sequence MQSPARGAAPAGGADILIDAGNALSRAHRDEWARVVATLTKRFGNFDTAEDAAAEAFATAAARWPTDGIPPNPGAWLTTTATRKAIDRIRRESGRDAKHREAMLVYDTETEPLGAIDDDRLRLIFTCCHPALAMEARVALTLRMVGGLEVPEIARAFLVHDTTMGARITRAKAKIAAARIPYRLPTADDLPGRVSGVLAVLFLIFNEGYLASGPDTEPVREELTGEAIRLARLLHQLLPADGETTGMLALMLLTDARRSARVSAAGELVTLAEQDRGQWDAALSSEGHALVRERLASGLAPGRYQVLAAINAVHTDGDAPDWAQIVALYDQLVRLDGSPIVRLNRAVAVAERDGPQAGLALIDDLASELSGYHAFHAARASLLRRLGRITASRDAFDAAIGLTANTAEIAYLTRQRNL is encoded by the coding sequence GTGCAATCGCCGGCTCGAGGTGCGGCCCCTGCTGGCGGAGCCGACATCCTGATCGACGCCGGCAACGCCCTCAGCCGCGCCCACCGAGACGAGTGGGCGCGGGTCGTGGCGACGCTCACCAAGCGGTTCGGAAACTTCGACACCGCGGAAGACGCGGCCGCGGAAGCCTTCGCGACCGCCGCCGCGCGCTGGCCGACGGATGGCATCCCGCCGAACCCCGGCGCCTGGCTCACCACGACGGCGACCCGTAAGGCGATCGACAGGATTCGGCGTGAAAGCGGCCGGGACGCGAAACACCGGGAGGCGATGCTCGTGTACGACACAGAGACCGAACCGCTCGGTGCGATCGACGACGACCGGCTGCGCCTGATCTTCACCTGCTGCCATCCGGCGCTCGCGATGGAGGCGCGCGTCGCGCTCACCCTGCGCATGGTCGGAGGGCTGGAGGTACCCGAGATTGCTCGCGCCTTCCTCGTTCACGACACCACGATGGGCGCCCGCATCACCCGAGCCAAGGCCAAGATCGCCGCCGCCCGCATCCCATACCGCCTGCCCACCGCCGACGATCTGCCCGGCCGGGTATCGGGGGTGCTGGCGGTGCTGTTCCTGATCTTCAACGAGGGGTATCTCGCGTCTGGCCCCGACACCGAGCCGGTGCGTGAGGAACTCACCGGCGAGGCGATCCGGCTGGCACGGCTGCTGCACCAGCTGCTGCCCGCCGACGGCGAGACGACCGGGATGCTGGCGCTGATGCTGCTCACCGACGCGCGGCGGTCGGCCCGGGTGTCAGCGGCGGGCGAGCTGGTCACTCTCGCCGAGCAGGACAGAGGCCAGTGGGATGCCGCGCTGAGCTCCGAGGGGCATGCGCTGGTTCGTGAGCGGCTGGCATCCGGGCTGGCCCCCGGTCGCTACCAGGTGCTTGCAGCCATCAACGCCGTGCACACCGACGGGGATGCGCCCGACTGGGCGCAGATCGTCGCGCTCTACGACCAGCTGGTGAGGCTCGACGGCTCACCGATCGTGCGGCTCAACCGCGCGGTCGCGGTCGCCGAGCGCGACGGGCCGCAGGCGGGGCTCGCGCTCATCGACGACCTCGCATCCGAGCTGTCGGGATACCACGCCTTCCACGCCGCGCGCGCGAGCCTGTTGCGCAGGCTCGGCCGCATCACGGCATCCCGCGACGCCTTTGACGCCGCGATCGGTCTGACGGCCAACACGGCCGAGATCGCGTACCTCACGCGCCAGCGGAATCTCTGA
- a CDS encoding TetR/AcrR family transcriptional regulator has protein sequence MNAAPEPARRRRHGEQLESALLDAGWNELVEVGYARLTMASIAVRARTSEAVLYRRWANKDRLVLAAIEHYRAANPVMLPDTGALRDDLLAQLRAVSEALSGFFAIAAAAAFSGLLADTGLTPAEARDTVLGEQRFVPVRPLYQRAHDRGEIDLKRIPAAVLAMPFDLVRHDMFMDLRPLKPARIQSIVDDLFLPLVQAYQARHGLP, from the coding sequence ATGAACGCAGCTCCCGAACCCGCTCGCCGACGCCGACACGGCGAGCAACTCGAGTCCGCGCTGCTCGATGCGGGGTGGAATGAGCTGGTGGAGGTGGGATACGCCCGCCTCACCATGGCATCCATCGCCGTGCGTGCGCGTACCAGTGAGGCCGTGCTCTACCGCCGCTGGGCCAATAAGGATCGGCTCGTGCTTGCCGCTATCGAGCATTACCGCGCAGCCAACCCGGTGATGCTGCCCGACACCGGTGCGCTGCGCGACGATCTGCTTGCCCAGCTGAGGGCCGTGAGCGAGGCTCTCTCCGGCTTCTTTGCGATAGCCGCAGCCGCCGCCTTCTCCGGACTGCTGGCCGACACCGGCCTCACTCCCGCCGAGGCTCGCGACACGGTTCTGGGTGAGCAGCGGTTTGTGCCGGTGCGCCCGCTCTACCAGCGCGCGCACGACCGCGGCGAAATCGACCTCAAGCGCATTCCCGCCGCGGTGCTCGCCATGCCGTTCGACCTGGTGCGACACGACATGTTCATGGATCTCAGACCTCTGAAGCCCGCGCGCATCCAGTCGATCGTCGACGACCTCTTTCTGCCCTTGGTACAGGCTTATCAAGCGAGACACGGGCTACCCTAG
- a CDS encoding DUF2277 domain-containing protein, which translates to MCRNIRVLHNFEPPTTDDEVREAALQFVRKVSGSTHPSRANTAAFDQAIDEIAHATRLLLDGLVTNAPPKSREAEALKGRARHEKRMEREVRIRTATA; encoded by the coding sequence ATGTGCCGCAACATCCGGGTTCTCCACAATTTCGAGCCGCCGACCACCGACGACGAGGTGCGCGAAGCCGCGCTGCAGTTCGTTCGCAAGGTCAGCGGATCGACGCATCCATCGCGTGCGAACACCGCCGCGTTTGACCAGGCGATCGACGAGATTGCGCATGCCACACGTCTGCTGCTCGACGGCTTGGTCACCAACGCCCCGCCCAAGAGCCGTGAAGCCGAAGCGCTGAAAGGCCGCGCCCGCCACGAGAAGCGAATGGAGCGCGAGGTCCGCATCCGCACGGCGACGGCCTGA
- a CDS encoding FAD-dependent oxidoreductase, with translation MTATTEQTQPQSAPTVLIVGAGPTGLTLAYELARRDVSFRLIEASPGPQRGSRGKGIQPRTLEVFEDLGIVDRVLANGRMAMPIRSTDPDGQVTLGGGAPEALSNRPDIPYTASLITPEWRIEETLRLRLAELGGAVEFGTALERFEQSDEAVTAYVIANGTAETITARWLVGSDGGHSIVRKQSGITFEGETLDEVRMLVADVEVDGLDRDAWHMWRHHDGSASLAPLPSTDVFQFQASITAGQNAELSLENMQAILNQRSGRTDIRLHEPEWSTLWRANIRLVDRYREGRVFLAGDAAHIHSPAGGQGMNTGIQDAHNLGWKLAAVANGTASPTLLDSYGAERRPVASGVLELSNARLTQAMQQKGISTRRDASTIQLNVGYRGSVLARDDRDDTASLRAGDRAPDATGLTTPHGERRLFELTRGGLFTLLAFGNAPALEASPLDAPLVEFRTLRVVSHLTGPDDIIDTEGYLASAYGASDSTLVLIRPDGYVGLISDAGDISDVSRYLSALG, from the coding sequence ATGACCGCGACAACAGAACAAACACAGCCGCAGAGCGCGCCGACGGTTCTGATCGTGGGTGCCGGTCCGACCGGGCTGACGCTGGCCTACGAGCTCGCTCGCCGCGACGTCTCGTTCCGACTCATCGAGGCCTCCCCCGGCCCACAGCGCGGCTCACGCGGCAAGGGCATCCAGCCGCGCACCCTCGAGGTGTTCGAGGATCTCGGCATCGTCGATCGCGTTCTGGCCAACGGCCGCATGGCCATGCCGATTCGCTCGACCGATCCCGACGGCCAGGTGACCCTGGGCGGCGGCGCACCCGAGGCCTTGAGCAACCGCCCCGACATTCCGTATACGGCGAGCCTGATCACACCGGAATGGCGCATCGAAGAGACCTTGCGCCTGCGATTGGCAGAGCTGGGGGGTGCAGTCGAATTCGGCACCGCCCTCGAACGCTTCGAGCAATCTGACGAGGCGGTCACGGCGTACGTCATCGCAAACGGCACGGCTGAAACCATCACCGCTCGCTGGCTGGTCGGCAGCGACGGCGGCCACAGCATCGTGCGCAAGCAGTCGGGCATCACCTTCGAGGGCGAGACCCTCGACGAGGTGCGGATGCTCGTCGCCGACGTCGAGGTCGACGGCCTCGATCGTGACGCCTGGCACATGTGGCGGCATCATGATGGCTCCGCCAGCCTCGCCCCGCTGCCCTCGACCGACGTCTTCCAGTTTCAGGCCAGCATCACAGCGGGGCAGAATGCCGAACTCAGCCTCGAGAACATGCAGGCGATACTGAACCAACGCAGCGGTCGCACGGACATCCGACTGCACGAACCGGAATGGTCGACGTTGTGGCGCGCCAACATCCGCCTCGTCGACCGCTACCGCGAGGGTCGCGTCTTCCTCGCTGGCGACGCGGCACACATCCACTCGCCCGCTGGCGGCCAGGGCATGAACACGGGCATTCAAGACGCGCACAATCTCGGCTGGAAGCTCGCAGCCGTCGCGAATGGCACGGCCTCGCCGACGCTGCTCGACAGCTACGGCGCGGAGCGGCGCCCCGTCGCATCCGGAGTGCTCGAACTCTCCAACGCACGACTCACCCAGGCGATGCAGCAGAAGGGCATCTCCACCCGCCGCGACGCGAGCACGATACAGCTCAATGTCGGCTATCGAGGCTCCGTTCTGGCGCGTGACGACCGCGACGACACCGCCTCGCTGCGCGCGGGTGATCGCGCCCCGGATGCGACAGGTCTTACGACACCGCACGGCGAGCGCCGGCTCTTCGAGCTCACGCGCGGCGGGCTCTTCACGCTACTGGCCTTCGGCAACGCCCCCGCGCTCGAGGCCTCTCCGCTCGACGCACCCCTGGTCGAATTCAGAACGCTCCGTGTCGTCAGCCACCTGACGGGTCCCGATGACATCATCGACACCGAAGGCTATCTCGCCAGCGCCTACGGCGCATCCGACAGCACTCTCGTACTGATCCGCCCCGACGGCTACGTCGGACTCATCTCAGACGCCGGCGACATTTCGGACGTATCGCGCTACCTCAGCGCGCTCGGCTGA